The following are encoded in a window of uncultured Sphaerochaeta sp. genomic DNA:
- a CDS encoding tetratricopeptide repeat protein, which produces MSNNSKDTAELTLAERIEGSLNRFLGKNKKALIIVAIVVIVGLATLGIVLSVSQKNLQTQFNEIDQLEASYVELQAMGSDDEAYQETYDELVAGLTELAGKGNKYPSLKAEYLLGMVAFQDEEYQKAADSFLSVYTEADGNYLGSLALANAAAAAEELGNDSLALEYYTKIIDEFGFTAAESAKALFGQARLQEKSGNTELAKATFQQLADQFPTSEYAKLATNRLALL; this is translated from the coding sequence ATGAGTAATAATTCTAAGGATACAGCTGAGTTGACCTTGGCTGAACGAATCGAAGGATCTTTGAACCGCTTCCTTGGCAAGAACAAGAAGGCGTTGATCATCGTTGCAATAGTTGTGATTGTAGGACTGGCAACACTGGGCATTGTGCTTTCAGTGAGTCAGAAGAATTTGCAGACACAATTCAACGAGATTGACCAGCTGGAAGCTTCATATGTTGAGCTTCAGGCTATGGGAAGTGATGACGAAGCGTACCAGGAGACCTATGACGAACTGGTTGCTGGTCTGACAGAGCTTGCAGGCAAGGGAAATAAATACCCAAGTCTAAAGGCAGAGTATCTGTTGGGTATGGTGGCATTCCAGGATGAGGAGTACCAGAAGGCAGCTGACAGTTTCCTTTCTGTCTACACTGAAGCAGATGGTAACTATCTTGGCTCTCTGGCACTTGCCAATGCTGCAGCAGCAGCTGAAGAGCTCGGAAATGATTCTCTGGCGCTCGAGTACTACACCAAGATTATTGATGAGTTCGGGTTTACCGCAGCTGAGTCAGCTAAGGCTCTTTTCGGGCAGGCTCGTCTGCAAGAGAAATCCGGTAACACCGAGCTGGCAAAGGCAACGTTCCAGCAGCTAGCTGACCAGTTCCCAACATCCGAGTATGCCAAGCTGGCAACCAACAGACTTGCACTCCTGTAA